CGGAGGCGGAGTTGCAGGAGGTTGCGGCGTTCTGTCAGGCGCATGACCTGATTCTGGTCAGCGACGAGATTCATCACGATCTTGTCATGCCGGGCCATAAGCATAGCGTCATGGCGAAGGCCGCGCCCGATATTGCCGACCGGCTGATCACGCTGACGGCCGCGACCAAGACCTTCAATATCGCCGGTGCGCATATCGGAAATGCAATCATTTCCGATCCCAAACTTCGGGCTGCATATAAGGCACAGCTTGCGGGGCTGGGGCTTTCAACGGGGATGTTCGGCACGGATATGGTCGCAGCGGCCTATTCGCCCGAAGGCGCGCGCTGGGTTGATGCTCTCGTGGCATATCTGGACAATAATCGGAAGCTATTCGATGATGGTATCAATTCGATCCCCGGCCTTGCCTCGATGCCGCTGGAGGCGACCTATCTGTCGTGGGTCGATTTTGCCGGTACCGGAATGGAGCCTGCCGAGGTGAAGAAAAGAATTGCCAGTGACGCCAGAATTGCCGCGAATGCCGGAGAGACCTTCGGGCTGGGCGGGGAAAGCTACATGCGCTTCAACCTCGCAACGCCGCGTTGCAATGTGGAGGAGGCGGTGACCCGCTTGCGATCCGCCTTTGCTGATCTGCAATGAAACTCGCATGGCGATTGCCGCTTTATCTATTCCTTGCAATCGTGGTGGTTTTGGGAGGATGGGTGATGGCGGGCGGTCGTCTGGAGTGGCGGGGCTTTGAGCCCTCGCCGATCCCGCGGCCGGTCGAGCGGCCGGACGATATGGTGGTGCCGACGATTGGACAGCCGCTGAATGGCTATATAGACCGGATCGTCATTCACAAATCGTTGCGGCAGTTGAGCGTATATCAGGATGGCGCTCTTGTTCGCCGCTACCGGGTCGCGCTTGGTTTCGAGCCGGAGGGCGACAAGGTGATGGAGGATGACGGCAGGACGCCCGAGGGGTTGTTCGTTATCGACCGGCGCAATGAGGGCAGCCGTTTCCACAGGTCGTTGCGGCTGAATTATCCAAGGCCCGAGGATATCGCGCGTGCTGCGGAAGGCGGATACGATCCCGGCGGCGATATTTATATTCATGGTCAGCCCAATCGGCTTGGGCACGGATACCGGGTGCAGGGCGACTGGACGGCGGGCT
The genomic region above belongs to Paracoccus sp. SCSIO 75233 and contains:
- a CDS encoding MalY/PatB family protein — its product is MQKYDFDEIIERRGTNCNKWDDMEATYGVSSDDGLAMWVADMDFRPPETVQAAVEKLAAHGVYGYPAGHPGYLPGIQWWMEERHGWRIEQDWILTALGLVNGTALAVSAFSEPGDRVILMTPVYHAFARVIRGQGREVAEFPLATQDGRYVMDWAAWETLLTGREKILILCSPHNPGGRVWTEAELQEVAAFCQAHDLILVSDEIHHDLVMPGHKHSVMAKAAPDIADRLITLTAATKTFNIAGAHIGNAIISDPKLRAAYKAQLAGLGLSTGMFGTDMVAAAYSPEGARWVDALVAYLDNNRKLFDDGINSIPGLASMPLEATYLSWVDFAGTGMEPAEVKKRIASDARIAANAGETFGLGGESYMRFNLATPRCNVEEAVTRLRSAFADLQ
- a CDS encoding murein L,D-transpeptidase family protein — its product is MPLYLFLAIVVVLGGWVMAGGRLEWRGFEPSPIPRPVERPDDMVVPTIGQPLNGYIDRIVIHKSLRQLSVYQDGALVRRYRVALGFEPEGDKVMEDDGRTPEGLFVIDRRNEGSRFHRSLRLNYPRPEDIARAAEGGYDPGGDIYIHGQPNRLGHGYRVQGDWTAGCIAIGNQQIDEMFPFTPLGTVVEIRP